In the Rhodoferax fermentans genome, TCGCCGTCCTGGTCGGTTTCACCAGTTCGGTGGCCATCGTGTTCCAAGCCGCGCTGGCCTTTGGCGCCACCCCCGAACACATCACCTCCTGGATGTGGGCGTTGGGCCTGGGCATGGGTTTTTGCAGCGCAGTGCCCTCGCTGATCCTGAAAAAGCCGGTGATGGTGGCCTGGAGCACACCCGGCGCAGCAGTGCTGGCCACCGCAGGTGTGGCGGGAGGTTTCAGCATGGCGGAGGCGGTGGGCGCTTTCATGCTGTGTGCGGCACTGATCACGCTGGTGGGCGCCACCGGCTGGTTTGAGCGCGCCATGAACCACTTGCCCATGGCCATCGCTTCGGGCTTGCTGGCCGGGGTGTTGGCGCGCTTTGGCATGCAGGCCTTCACCGCAGCACAAACCAATTTGCCGCTGGTGTTGATCATGCTGCTGACCTACTTGGTGGGCAAACGCTTGCTGGCCCGTTACGCGGTGCCTGTGACCTTGCTGGTTGCTATTGCCTATGTAGCTATGACCTCAGGATTCACGGGGGCTAGCGTGCAATTTGGCTTGGCAATGCCGGTGTTCACCCAGCCGCAGTTCAGCTGGAGTGCGGCCATCAGCCTGGCGCTGCCGCTGTTTGTGGTGACCATGGCCTCCCAAAACCTGCCGGGGGTGGCGG is a window encoding:
- a CDS encoding benzoate/H(+) symporter BenE family transporter codes for the protein MQFFKDLSPSAFTAGFVAVLVGFTSSVAIVFQAALAFGATPEHITSWMWALGLGMGFCSAVPSLILKKPVMVAWSTPGAAVLATAGVAGGFSMAEAVGAFMLCAALITLVGATGWFERAMNHLPMAIASGLLAGVLARFGMQAFTAAQTNLPLVLIMLLTYLVGKRLLARYAVPVTLLVAIAYVAMTSGFTGASVQFGLAMPVFTQPQFSWSAAISLALPLFVVTMASQNLPGVAVINAAGYGRTAEQRGIPVSGVITLTGLVTLVLAPFGGYALNLAAITAAICMGREVHPDPDKRYTAAVSCGLLYILIGIFGTAITGALTAFPKELIAAIAGLALLGTIGSALTTALRDDFHREAALITFLVTLSGVVIGGVGSAFWGVIAGALALLVQRAGKSHFDLPPR